AGGAAAAAAAGTAATGGATTCTAATTTAGATTCCAATGAAAAAACAGTTTCAGTAGGTGTTCTACCAACAGGATTTTTTACTGCTCTAATCACTACTTTAGATAAGAGAAAAATAACACGAAAATTTTTAAAACGCTAACTATTAAGCATTGTAATTTTTTTACTCAGTTAATGTATCTGTACCCAAATAGCCGTCGTTTTTATTGTAATACCAAGCTCTAACTTTTGGCATTTTTATTCCGTTTATAGTTGTTTCATCAGAAAGTAAAATATATTCACCGCTATCTTTAGTTGCTTTGAAAAACTGATATACTTCCATTGCATAAGTTTTCGGATTGAAATAAAAATACCAAGTATCTTTTCCTACGTTCGCATCGTAAGTGGCTTTTAAAACCAAATATTCTTTTCCTTTAAAAGTTCTTTTTTCAACGTTATTATCTATAATAGTACCGTTATCTTTTAGCTTCATAGGCAAGCCATACAAATAGGTGTAATAGTTTTTAAATAAATGAGCTCTATCACAACTCAATTTGTGTTCTTTTTTTACAGCTGCTGAAGGATTTTCATTGCCGTTAAAAGACATTGTGCAAATTCCTTTATCAAGAGTATATTTTGTTGTGTTTTCGCCTCGTTTTGCTTCTACAGAAAAAAATTCATTAGGTAAATCAATTTCAATTTCACTATCTCTTTTTGAACTATTAGGTGTAGTCATGGTAATGTTTAATTTACCTTTAAAAGTTTTCCAGTTTCCTTCTGGATCATGATATTGAATAGTTTTTTCTAGTAATTCTTTACCTGTAATATTTTGAGAAGTAATTGAAACTGAAAAAAGGAAAAATAGAAAAGCAGTAAGATATTTAAACATGTATTTGGCTTTAAGAGAGGGAAATTAATAAAAAATCCCGCACCAGGCGGGATTTTATTTATAGAATTCTTTTTTCATTTTTAAAGCTTTAAAAACGAAAATTAAAAGTCTTTTCTTTTGATTCTTACAGCGAAACAGTCTAGTTTCTATACCTAAGCTTCCTCCTGAATATCTAATTGAATACTCAATTCTTGTAATTGTCCATTATCAATTGTTGCAGGTGCATCAATCATAACGTCTCTACCAGAATTGTTTTTAGGGAACGCAATAAAATCACGAATAGTTTCTTGTCCGCCTAAAATAGCAACCAAACGATCTAAACCAAAAGCTAAACCTCCATGAGGTGGTGCACCATATTCAAAAGCGTCCATTAAGAAACCGAACTGAGCTTTCGCTTCTTCTTCGGTAAATCCTAAATGCTTGAACATAATTGCTTGTGTTTCTTTATCGTGAATACGAATAGATCCACCTCCGATTTCGTTTCCGTTTAAAACTAAATCATAAGCATTTGCTTTTACAGCTCCTGGATCTGTATCTAATAATTCGATCTGACCTGGTTTTGGAGAAGTAAATGGATGGTGCATTGCATGATAATGTCCAGTTTCCTCATCTAACTCTAATAAAGGGAAATCAACAACCCATAACGGAGCAAATTCATCTGGTTTACGTAAACCTAAACGCTCAGCTAATTCCATACGTAATGCACTTAATTGTGCACGTACTTTATTCGTGTTTCCAGATAAAACACAAATTAAATCTCCAGGTTTTGCTCCAGTAACTTCTGCCCATTTTGCTAAATCTTCCTGATTGTAGAATTTATCTACTGAAGATTTAAAACTTCCGTCTTCGTTACATTTCACATATACCATTCCTAAAGCTCCAACTTGCGGACGCTTTACCCAGTCGATTAATTTATCTATTTCTTTACGAGTGTAAGAAGCAGCACCAGGAACAGCAATTCCTACTACTAACTCTGCACTATTAAATACTTTAAAATCTTTATGTTGTGCAACTTCGTTTAATTCACCGAATTGCATTCCGAAACGAATATCTGGTTTATCATTTCCGTATAAACGCATAGCGTCATCAAAAGACATTCTTGGGAATTTATCAACTTCAACTCCGTTAATCTCTTTTAATAAATGACGTGTCATTCCTTCGAAAATCTCTAAAATATCTTCTTGCTCTACAAACGACATTTCGCAGTCTATTTGCGTAAATTCAGGTTGACGATCGGCACGTAAATCTTCATCTCTAAAACACTTTACGATTTGGAAATATTTATCAATTCCACCAACCATTAACAATTGCTTGAATGTTTGTGGCGATTGTGGTAAAGCGTAAAACTGACCAGCGTTCATACGAGAAGGCACTAAGAAATCACGCGCTCCTTCTGGTGTAGATTTAATTAAATATGGAGTTTCCACATCAATAAACCCTTTGTCAGATAAATATTTACGTACTTCCATCGATACTTTATGACGGAATAATAAACTGTTTTTAACAGGATTACGACGAATATCTAAATAACGATATTTCATACGAATATCTTCTCCACCGTCAGTTTCATCTTCAATCGTAAATGGAGGTAATTTTGCATCGTTTAAAATTGTTAAGTCAGAAACTAAAACTTCGATGTCTCCAGTTTCTAAGTTAGGGTTTTTAGAAGCTCTTTCGATTACCGTTCCTTTTACTTGAATAACGAACTCTCTACCTAAGGTTTTTGCTTTTTCAATAAGATCTTTTGAAGTTCTCTCTTCATCAAAAATCAATTGTGTGATTCCATAACGATCTCGTAAATCAACCCAGATCATAAAACCTTTATCTCTTGATTTTTGAACCCATCCAGCAAGGGTAACTTCAGTATTAATATGCGATGCTCTTAATTCACCGCAAGAATGCGATCTATACATTTTTGATAATTTTAGATGCGCAAATTTAGGTATAATAGTTTTGAGTTTAAAAGTTCTAAAGTTTAAAAGTTATAAAATGTAATATTTTGAGATATTATAAACGATTCCTGAGTTTTTCGAAGTAGTAGTGAAGTAATCTGCCTATTAAAGAAAAATATGTAAATATTTTTTTGGCGTTTCCCTGTGGGTCGGGCTTTCCACTATATCTTTTGATTACCATTTCTGTCATTCAGAAATGGTAATCAAAAGGATGCCATTTCAATCCCTAACGCAAGCTTATTTTTACCTATAAGTCAGATTTCAAAAACCTGTGAGGTCTAAAAATATTTCTTGACCCTTATGCTTAATCATATTACAGTTTTATTTGTTTTATGTTTGAATTGTTGCTACATTTGTTGAAAATAAAAATAATCGCTATGCTATCATTTAAAACACTTGATGAACTTCACGAGTTCAATAAAAAGAGCTTTGCGCAAATCTCAGGAATAAAAAAAATAGAACAACCCGAGAGTCCATTCCAAGAAGGTTCTTTTGATGATCTAAAATTTCATGCACGACCGCATGAAGTTTTTAATATTGATCGGAACACTTACAAGAGTATTGATTTTGCTGATAAATTTTTACCATACATTAAAAAATATTATAAAGGAAAAGGAATGTGGATGTATGACGGTGCTGAGTTATTTAATGGATTAAAAAAGGCAGAAAGAAAATTATTCACTTTTGATGACCATGAATATTTAATCAGCCTAATTAATTACACATATCCAAAAGGAGTATTAGCACAAGAAAGAAAAGACCGAATACAGGTTTCTGAAAATGAAGTGTTAACATTTGTTGAAGTAGATGAAAACGAAACTATTGATGTGTCCTTTAAATTTGGAAAACGATTTAAAAACTATTTAAAGAAATCTTTGGAAAATAGTAAGTCAATAGTATCTACAGATTCATTAGAAAACAAAATCTACCAAACGGATAAAAAAAAGTTTCAAAGTTTTTTTAATAAAGAGTTAGTGCATGATAATATGATGCGTTATGTTCTTAATACTTTGGAAGTTGAAAGTGAGGCAACTGAGCTAGCTGAATTCAATGTTCTTTTTTCGAAAAAAGTAGTTTTTTTTATGGAAGATTTTACCATAGCTGGTAAATACAAACCATATGTTTTTATTGAAAGATCTCAGAGAGATGTACAATTAAAAACAGACACTACAATTAATGAAGGAGTTAAAATAGCTCCTAAACCCAATGAAATTTATATTTGGTTAGTACATAAAAGCAGTTCTTTTATAAAAGTTCAATTAGGAACCAATATTGCTAGAGATCTAAAAGAAAAAGAGATAACGCAAGACTCTATTGAACGACTAATCATTAATGAAATTAAAGCTGAATTAAATACTAATATTTACAGTAAAAGAATTATTGATAGAGCTACTAACAGAGGTCTTGGAGATGCATTAATACAGTTATGGATTTTAGAGAGAAAAGAAAGTAGTGAGTTAAATACTGAAATATTTAATACAAACCCTGCTTTATTTCTTGCTTTGCAAGCAGCCAACTTTGCTGTAGAAAAAATTGAAAGTTATAAATTCAAGGAACATCACTGGAATCCAAAGTTGGAAAACTATCTCCCTCTTATTGAAAGAGACACTTTATTTAACGCCAAGGTTTGTGGTTTTATTAATGGAATTATAGATGAAGCCAAAGCAATACCTGAAATGCTATCTCTTTTCACTAAAATATTGGGGAGTGAAAAAGAGAAAGAAGCATTTATAAACGGACTTAAAAAATTATTTGAAGAAGGTATCTTTCAAGCGATCATTGAAGGTGCTACTCAAGAATATAGAAGAGCTATCCAAGAAGGGAACGTTGAACGACTTTATTACAACTTGGCTCATGATGCTATACAAATTGTATCTTTGTTGACAGGTATTTTTCAATTAGTAAATGGAGTCGCTGGGTTTATTAATTTTTCAAAAAAAGGGCTTCAATATATTAAACGTTATGGTAAAAAAGCTATTGACGATTTAAAATTATTTAACAAAAAGGAAATTGAAGAAATCTTTGATGATTTAGATTTACAAGTTAACTCAAAGAAAACAGAACAGTTCAAACAATTTGTAAAAAAATGGAAAGGAAAAAGCATAGCTAATCTGACGAAAAAAGAAATAGTTAAAAATTTACAAGGGTTTACCGAACAAGCTAATAGAATAGCAAAATTGATTGATGATGGAGAAATGGTTATTAAGATATTAGAAGACACAGATTTTGAACAAATTTTAATGGATTTTGGAGACACTCTTGACGAAGCTAAAGCTACAGCAGCCTTTAATATTGGGGATGAAAATTATTTTAGAGCCTCTAAACCTGTAGATGAATTTATGAGTGAAATTGTACACGAAGGAACCCACACTTTAGATAACCTAAGTGGATTTAAAGGAGACGTATATCAATTAGAAAAACGTGCGTTTTTTCACGAAAGGGCATTCCAAAAAGCTGTCAAAATAAATGTAGATCATGAAGAAATTAATGATTTACTTGATTTTATATATTTAAATTATTAAAAATAAGTAAAAGATGAAACCAGAAATAAGAGTAATTATTAATGAATTAATTGAATTTGATAAAACTAGAAAACCAAAAAAATCTTTGAATAACGTTTATGAAAAACAAGGAGAGCGAAATGTTTATGTACTTAATGGAAAAATATTATTATGGCATAAAAAAGTATTTCTAAATTTAGAGTTACCAGAAAAATATGACATATCAGAACATAAAAAACTACAAGAAAAATTTAAAAACTTTTTTGAATATTGTCCTGATATAAAAAAGGTTTTTTCATTCCATGGAGATCATATTGGATGGTCAAATGATGTATCAGAAAATGAACAGCAAGAAATAAGAGACTATATTCATGAAAACCATAAAGTACCTGTAAGAATTAGAATCAACAAAAAGTCATAATAATTTTAAGATTCATTAAGTTTCTTTTAATTCTTCTGTAATTCTTTTATCATAAGTGAATGAATTTAATTCTAGAACAAGGTAATTGTCTAAAAATCAAAACGTTACATTAAAAATAATATTATGGATTATAAAAGTAAAATAAAAGAGATAGAAGATGAAGTGCATCAAATGATGGAAAACAGAAAAAAATGGTCTCCAAAGAAGAAACAAGAAATAGAAGCTAAAGAATTAGAAATTACAAAAAGAGTCAAAGAAAAGTTAGATGAAAATAATATTCCAAAAAGAAGTATATTTTCTTATCTATATGAAAATCGTCTTTTAAAAGATGGAACAACAAAGAAAACAGTTTTAATTACAAGTATGAGTGAACCTAAATTTGGTAAAAAACAGACTGTTATTTCTGACTTAGAAACTTTAGAGATGCTTTACGTACAAACGGATGTTACTCGTTTTATGGATATTGAAGATTATTTTACTCCTAGAAAGTAAGCATTATTTCAACACAACAGATCACTTTATCTCTGAAAGATGAAACCAAAAATAAAATTTCATCAATCAAAGAATTATTTTTAATGAATAAATTAAAAAGAAATTTGATGACTCAAATCTGGGAGTTATATGATTTAGACTCATTAGAAGACGCAGTATTTAATAATGATTCTGCTGAATATTTGAAAGATGCTTATGATTTACAAGAAATAAAAAAATAGGATATTCTCCATATTTGCAAGAAGCAGATGGAATTTTATTCTGTGTAATAGATAATGAGCATGGTGAACCTATTTTAGGTACTATATCTCAAATAACAATTCCGAATAAGATTATTAAGCATATGTACTTTAATGGACAAATACTTGTTTATAGTGATTTTGAAAGTATTGAAAATCTAATTGCTTTTATTCAAGAAAAATATCCAATTCAATAAAAAGATTAAAGGTCTTTAAAATGATAAAAAGCTTAAGCTTATTCCTTATGTAAATATCAATTTTATATTTAATAAAACAATGTCCATCAGTTTAAACACAATACATAATAAACTAGAAGAACAAGGATATAAATCTTTTGTACGTAAAAATGATAATGAAAAATGGATTATAGCAGGAATACATGGTTCTAATACAAATTTTAAATTTGGGTCAGCTTTTCAAATAAGAATAACACAAAATCAAATTTTACTTTCTTATTTAGTGGGGCAATCAGCTGTAAACAAAGATTTCACTTCTTCAAAAGAGCTTTTTAAATATCTTAAAGAGAAATTTACTATTGAATAACAATTCAAAATATGAATGAACAAGATATCATAAAAAAAGTAAAAAAACACCTTGAAAAAAGACTTAATAGCATAGATGAATCACGAATAAGTTATTCAGGAATTAGACAAAATGCTCCTACTACTAATCCTAACGAAAGTAAGGATTTACACCTAACACATTATTCATTAGAAAATATTGAAGGAAATCCATATACAACGAATATCTATACTGTAGCAATAGATGTGAAAACTGAAAACTTAGAATATATTTTAGGTCAGAATATAATGGAGAAAATAGAAGAATGAAAAAGAGATTCACTTATGTAGGTTATATTAAAATAGAGTACCAACCTTTAATTTCCTTGATGAGAGAAATGCTAATTTCATCAAAAGTTAAAGAGAGATACGCTGCAGATATTGAAAAAGAAATTAATTATAAAGATGAAAAATTAGATATATATATCCATGAAGATGGAAATAATGGTTTTTTAATTGATATTGAATTGTTAGGTTCGTTTGTAGAAGCAAATGAATTCATTAATAACTTTACAAAAAAGCTTAGAGAAAAAAATATCACACATCAATTTGAATGGAGTGGAGTAGGTGAAAATGATGAAGAAGTAGGAGAAGAGTATGAAATTTCATTTCCTTAAGCTAAAAGATAAAGAAGTTAATGAATAACATATATATAAACGGAAGTATTGAGGTAACAAATAAAAAGTTGTATAGCATTTTAAATGAGATTGAGGAAATTAATAATTCAAAATTAGAATTAAAACTTAAAGATTTTGGTTATGAAATTAATTATAAAGATGAAGAGATGTATTTTTATATTCATGGTAATGAGGAAGAAGATGAAAATGAAACAATAATTTTT
This genomic stretch from Tenacibaculum jejuense harbors:
- a CDS encoding DUF6503 family protein, with product MFKYLTAFLFFLFSVSITSQNITGKELLEKTIQYHDPEGNWKTFKGKLNITMTTPNSSKRDSEIEIDLPNEFFSVEAKRGENTTKYTLDKGICTMSFNGNENPSAAVKKEHKLSCDRAHLFKNYYTYLYGLPMKLKDNGTIIDNNVEKRTFKGKEYLVLKATYDANVGKDTWYFYFNPKTYAMEVYQFFKATKDSGEYILLSDETTINGIKMPKVRAWYYNKNDGYLGTDTLTE
- the aspS gene encoding aspartate--tRNA ligase, with the translated sequence MYRSHSCGELRASHINTEVTLAGWVQKSRDKGFMIWVDLRDRYGITQLIFDEERTSKDLIEKAKTLGREFVIQVKGTVIERASKNPNLETGDIEVLVSDLTILNDAKLPPFTIEDETDGGEDIRMKYRYLDIRRNPVKNSLLFRHKVSMEVRKYLSDKGFIDVETPYLIKSTPEGARDFLVPSRMNAGQFYALPQSPQTFKQLLMVGGIDKYFQIVKCFRDEDLRADRQPEFTQIDCEMSFVEQEDILEIFEGMTRHLLKEINGVEVDKFPRMSFDDAMRLYGNDKPDIRFGMQFGELNEVAQHKDFKVFNSAELVVGIAVPGAASYTRKEIDKLIDWVKRPQVGALGMVYVKCNEDGSFKSSVDKFYNQEDLAKWAEVTGAKPGDLICVLSGNTNKVRAQLSALRMELAERLGLRKPDEFAPLWVVDFPLLELDEETGHYHAMHHPFTSPKPGQIELLDTDPGAVKANAYDLVLNGNEIGGGSIRIHDKETQAIMFKHLGFTEEEAKAQFGFLMDAFEYGAPPHGGLAFGLDRLVAILGGQETIRDFIAFPKNNSGRDVMIDAPATIDNGQLQELSIQLDIQEEA